The Halostagnicola kamekurae sequence GACGGCGTTTCGCACGTCTTCGCGCTCGCCGTATCCCTCGTCCCAGGGACCGTAATCGAAGCGCAGACAGGCGATCCCGGCCTCGAGCAGCGCGTCGCTCACCGCGCGGAGGCGCTGGTCGCTCCGGGAGCCGCCCTGTTGGGGGTGGGGCGGGCAGGCGACGACGACCGCGTTCGGGGCGCGTTCGCCCGCTTGGTCGCTGAACGCGGGCTCCTCGAGCGTTCCGCGAACGTCGCGACCGCCGGGGATCAGCACGTCGCTCATACCGGTCGATCGGTCCGATGGCTAATCAAAATCCCGTCATCGGTTCTCGAGGAACGCCCGCAGCGTCTCGAGCGCTCGATCGGGTCGATCCCGAAACACGCAGTGACCCGCGCCCTCGACGTGGACGAGTTTCCCGTCGGAGAGATGTTCCGCCGCCTCGCGATGGTGCTGGCGAGCAGCGTCGTCGGCGTCTGCCTTCAGAATCAGGGTCGGCGCGTCGATGTCGGCGAACACCTCGGCCGGGTCGCGACGGTCGGCTTCGAACACGCCGCCGACGGCCGGATCGACGTTCGCGTACGCGTCCGCGAGCAGTCTCGCGAGGTCGCCGCGGTCGTCTTTGACCAGCGCCCGCAACTCGGGGTCGGTCTCGAGGAGGGAGTCGGGGTCTAGCTCGTCGCGAATGCGCGTGACGATGGGTCCGAGGAGGTCGTCGTTCGACTCGCCCTCCGGCTCTTCGATGGGTTCGCCGGGGCCGGTTTCGTCAGAATCGGTTTCGTCGTGCTCGTCTCCGTCCTGGCGGTCGGCCAGCCCGAGTAGCAGTTCGGGGTCCTCGAGGACGACGCCACCGGGAAGCTCCGGCCGTTTGGCCGCCGCGACAGCGACGGTCGTTCCGCCCATCGAGTGGCCGTACAGGATGGGTGATTCGTCCGAGATCTCGAGGGTATCGACGACGCCGAGGAGGTCGCCAGCCAACTCGTCGTAGTTGTAGCCTGTTTCGGGGGCCGAAGAACGCCCGTGCCCGCGAGCATCGTAGGCGATCACGTCGTACTCCGCCGCGAGCGGCTCGAACAGCGGAAGCCGCGAACGCCCGTCGGCCGTGATGCCGTGGGAAACGACCAGCGGTCGTCCCTCACCGCCGCTTCGGTAGTAGTGCAGTCGTACGTCCTCGGCCGTGAGGTCGTCTTCGATCCAGCCGTCCGGCACAGGTGCGTCGATCATCGGTTCGGTTTGGACTCGTCGTCGGGTCCAGTAATCGGTGTCGCTACCCTGTCGTGTTGCCGGCGGCAGAGTGTCCCTGAACGGTGTCTGGGAGGACCCAGCGCCGTCGGTGACACGGATGGGTCGACTCGAGAGGCGGTACAGATCGAATCAGGCGGCCGTGGGGGAAACGACGTCGTGGAACGACTCACGCAACCGTCGCCTATCGTACTCGCCGGCGGCGGCGTCGGCGAGGAACCCGAGCAGGAAGGCCGACGCACCGAGGGCTCGCGGGCCGAAACCGACCGCCGGATCGGCCAGGCCGTACCACGCCACGACCGCGCCAACCGCGGCGACGCCGACGGCGGTTCCACCCGTTTCGAGTCGATGCTCGAGTCTCGCGTCGGCGTCGTGCGCGGACCGGTCTGCGATTCCCGCGAGCGGAGCGGCCGCAGCGGCGACGCCGAGGAGTCCGGCGACGGTCAGCGGGGAGACGAAAATCGACGCGACGATCGTCGCCACACCGCCGACGCACGCCCCGAAGCCGACCCGTCCGAGTGCGACGCTCGCCGGACGACGGCGACTCGCTCCCGCCTTCACGGCGTGGTCGCTGCGTCGCTCACCGATCCCGTGGCTGCCGGTTCGATCCGCGTCGGCGTCGTGGCCGACGTGGGCCACGCGCTGACCGGCGGTGAGGAAGGCTCGAGCGCGGTAGGTTCCGTCCGCCAAATCCCCGGGGAGCGCGACGTCGCGCGCACCGGCGTCGTTCCCGTCCGCGCCGAGGTGCGGTTCGGTGATCGGCGCCTCGGCACCGGGCCACTCGAGGGCGACGTCGTCGAAGGCGATCGGCCGACTCGTCGCGAGCGCGAAATTCGGCTGATCCTGCAGTTGAAAGTGGAGGTGAGGTTCCGAGGAGTTCCCGGAGTGGCCACAGCGGCCGACCCGCTGGCCGCGCTCGACTCGCTCGCCGGGTTCGACCGTCACGCTCCCGGGAACGAGATGGGCCAGACAGCTGTACTCGTCGGGCGCGTGCTGGACCACGACGTAGTTCCCGCGGATGTCTCGCTTGAACGGGTGGGAGAACCCGCCGGCGCGGGATGGCTCGAGGTCGCCGTCGAAGGTGTCGATCACGACCCCGTCGGCGGGCGCGAGAACCGGTTCGTCGTAGCAGTAGTAGTTTCCGACGCTCGCGGCCGCGCCGTCGGGGCGGGTGCGTCCCTCCGCGTCGGTGATAACGAAGTCGTAGGCGTAGCGCTGATTGAGCGGAAACCACGAGTGGGAGTAGTCCCGGCTGTGGCTACCGTTGACGACCGTCCACGCGCCGTCGAAGGGGAGCCGGTAGGAGACCTGTCGGTCGTCGTCTCCGGCCTCGGGAACGGAGCCGCGGTGGCGCGCGAGCGCGAGGAGGGTGCCGAGCCACTGTCGGAAGTCTTGGGCCAGGACGAAGGGGTTGAGAAACGTCAACGGAATCGAAAGCAGCCAGACGGCGTACTCGCTCCAGTGGCCCATGTCGATCCAGTCGGTCGGCTCGGTGGCCTCGTCCGCATCGGTCCCCCGTTGCAACACGGCCTCGAGCAGCGGCGCGACGAACGGCCAGAGGAAGGCGAGATAGAAGATCTCGAAGATTTCCAGAACAGCAAGCGAGTCGAAGACGTAACTCGGGATCGCGAGCAATCCCAGAAACGCCAGGTACAGCGGTTCGAACGATCGAAGCCGCTGTCGAAGCCGCGCGGCGAGTGGCGCGGTCGCAGACTTCGCGGTCGAATCCTCGGTCATCAGTTCGACGATGGATCGGAAGGAACGTAACGGCTTTGTGAACTGCGTTTCATACTGCGTCTTGACACGTCTGCCGGCTCCGCTCGAGCATTCGCCGGCCCGGTCGGGTGTTCGTCGGCTCCGCTCGAGCGATCGCCCGCCCTCTTTCGGTTTTCGCCAGTCCGGCTCGAGCGGTCAATGACCATCCTCGAGTCCAGAACGATCATTGCGGCCTCGGGCGAACGAGCACTCATGGGGAGAGACGACGGGAGCGCAAACGGGGACGACGGGGACGTAAACCGGAACGAAGAAGGCGCGAACGGGGACGATCGAGACAGGGTTCGGGAGGCGTTCTCGCTGCTCGGACATGAGATCCGCCTCGACATCCTGCTGGCGCTGCTCGAGGACTGGCACGCCGTCTACACGGAGCCGAAGTCCTACGCCGAGTTGATGGCGGCGGTCGGACTGCGCGACAGCGGACAGTTCAACTACCACCTCGACAAGCTTCGGGGGGTCTACGTCAGGAAACTCGAGGACGGCTACGTCCCGACGGCGAGCGTGACGGCGCTGTACCGGACCGTCCTCGCACACCGCCCGACCGAGCACCTCGAGTACGGGCCCGCCGCGATCGATTCGGCGTGTCCCCGTTGCGACCAAGCGCCGGTGGTGCGGTACGATCGTGGGTTCGCGACCGTCGATTGCGCGGCCTGCGAGTGGACCGGCTTCACTTACCCGTTTCCGAAGAACGGCCTCGAGGGACGGGACGCCGACGCGATCGCCGACGCGGTCACCCGCCGTGCCAGACGCGACATCGGCCTGGCGCGGGCCGGTCAGTGTCCGTTCTGCGCCGGGACGACGTCCGTCGACCTCCGCCTCGAGGCCCTCCGGGGCGAGGGCGACGACGGGGACGCCGACGGCGACTGGGCCGCCGCCAAAGTGGACGATCACTGGGTCGAAATCGTCTGCGACGACTGTACGTTTCTCGTCGGCGTGGATCCGCTCGGGGCGCTGCTCGCCGACGGTCGCGTCGCGGGTCCGCTCGCCGACGCCGGCCTCGAGCCCGACCGGCACGACTGGGAGCAGCCGACGCCGACCGTGCGCGCCGAGTCTCGAGACCCGGCGCGACTCGCCCTCGAGATCGAACTCGAGGACGAGGACGGAATCGTGCGGACGGCGACGATAGCGGTCGACGACGAGTTCGCGGTTCGCTCGCTGGCGATCGATCCGTAGCCGTCGCTCGAAGCGGTCGATCCGCAGTCGTCGCTCGAGACGTTTGGGGGCGGGGACCGGCTCTCGAGCGGCGATAACCGGCTCGAACCGCCCGGAGTTGTCTCGGACTGTTATCGAAGTGATGTTTTTAAGGGTGACGAGCGATAGCTAGGGAGTATGGGCATCCTCTCTCGGACCTCGTACGTCATCCGGTCGAAGATCAACTCGGTGCTCAACCGGACCGAGGACCCGACGCAGACGCTCGATTACTCCTACGAGCAGATGCGCGACCAGCTTCAGGACGTCAAACGCGGCATCGCCGATCTCACCACGCAGAAAAAGCGCCTCGAGATGCAAAAACGCCGGCTCGAGGACAACGTCGATAAGCACAACGAGCAGGCCCGAACCGCGGTCGAGCAGGACCGCGAAGACCTTGCTCGACGCGCCCTCGAGAAGAAAAAGACGAAGATGAACCAGATCGAGGATCTGGAGCGACAGGTCTCCGAGCTCCAGAGCCAGCAGGACCGGCTCATCGAGCAGAAAGACGAACTCCAGAGCCGGATCGAGGAGTTCCGAACCAAAAAGGAGACCATGAAAGCGCGCTACGAGGCCGCCGAAGCGAGCTCGACGGTCTCGGAGGCGATGACGGCAACTGGCGAGGAGTTCGAGGACGTCGGCCGCGCGATCGAACGCGCCGAAGAACAGACCGAGGACATGGAAGCGCGCTCTGCCGCCATGGACGAACTCCACGAGTCGGGTGCCTTCGACGACGTGCTCTCCGATAAGGACAACATCGACCGCGAACTCGAGGAGCTCTCGACCGACAGCGGCGTCGAGGCCGAACTCGAGACGCTCAAATCCGACGTCGGCGCCGACGAGTCCGAATCCGAACCGGTTCCCGAGACGGCAGCCGACGAGGACGAACTCGAGGATCTCGACACGGACGTTTCCGACGCGAACGTTTCCGACGAGGAAGTCGAGTCCGAACTCGCGGAGCTACAGGACGAGGAGAACTGAGAGCGGACTTTGTTGCCTCGAGATTCCGTCTCGAATCGCCTGCCCTACGCTGGCGTTCCGAGGACGGCGATATCGTAGTCTGCGATGTCCGCGGGCGACTCGAGGAGGATGACCTGGAACGCCCACGAGGTTCCACCGGCGAGGTCGCCGGTCGAATCGAAGTACTGATCGAGTTGGCTCCCGGTTTCGTCGTAGACCCGGACCCGGACTTCGACGAGTTCGATCCTGTTTGTCCCCTCGTTTTCGACGGTTCCCTGGACAGTCGAGCCGAGATAGCCGCTCTCGAAGACGAACTCGTGATCGACCATCTCGAGCGAGTCGACCGGCGTCACGCCGCTGGCGCGTTGTCCCTCCGCAGCGCTCTGGGCGGTCGCCATCTCCGCGTTCGTTCGCGCCTCGCCGTCGATGTCGCCGACCTCACCGTCTTCGTACTCGGGTTCGGTTCCGACGTCGACGCCGTTACAACCGGCGAGGCTCGCGGTGGTCACCCCGCCGATCGTCGCGAGGAGTTTCCGCCGACGTATCCGTTCCGTGGACATCAGTACGCTCGACCTCGACCCCTGAACTGTCCTCGTTGTCTCGCATCTTCAGTTCTGCTCCATCGAAAGGCGAGAGGCCCTCGCGACCACCGATCGGCTCGAGCGCTCCGACGCTCGGACACTCCTCGAATCCGGCGAACTCGGCGACCGTCATCGATCATACTCCCACGCACGCGACGGATCCATTTGAGTGTAGGGCCTGAACGAGTCGCGTACTCGGTTGAACTGGCGACCCAAACGGCGCTGTCACGGTTTGCAACGCCGACCATTATTGTCGCCGGGGGTGACCGTTCGTCGCATGGGGTCTTCCGATCGAGACGATCCGCTCGAGTCCTCCAGAGGCGATACTGGCGATCGAACGGATCTCTCGACGCGGGTTCGCGAGTGGGTGCTGATCGAGGGGGATCGGCTGTTCATCACGATCTCGCTCACGCTCGCGACGTTCGTCCTGTTTTTCACGCTGAACGAACTCGGGGTCGTTTCGTTCGTCAACGAGGGTTCTGTCACGAGGGTCGCGAGCGGGCTGATCGCCGGGACGTTCTCGCTCGTCACGCTCGTCGTCTCGATCAACCAACTGATCCTCTCACAGGAGTTCGCGACCGCGGGAGAGGTCCGCGCGGAACTCGAGGGTGTCACGGAGTTTCGACACGATCTCGAGGATCGAACGGACGTTCCGGCGAGTCCGGCAGCGCCGACGCGGATCCTCGAGGTGCTCGTCGAAGCGGTCCATCATCGCGCCGCCGATCTCGAAACGGCGATCGACGGGCACGGCGATGCCGCGCTCGAGGACCGAGTGGATCGGTACGTTGCGAGCGTCCAGACGAGCGCCGAACGGCTCGACGAGACGCTCGAGAGAACTTCGTTCGGAACGTTCAACGCCGTTTCCGCGCTGATCGAGTACGACAACGATCGGCAGGTGTACGCCGCGAGATATCTGCGGGGCCAGTACGCGCTTGATCTCTCGGATGAGCAACGGGGTGCGTTCGACGACTTGACCGAAACGCTCCGACTGTTCGACGTCGCACAGGAACACTTCAAGACGACTTACCTCCAGCGGGAGTTGACCCGGTTTTCGCAACTGACGATCTACTCCGGCGTTCCCGCGATCCTCGCCGCGATAACTATCGGCTTGCTCTACGCGGATATCGGCGGTGCGAGCGTCGCAGTTCGGTCCCTCCCGCTTCTCGTCAGCGCGCTCATCGCCGTCGTCGTCTCGCCGCTCGCGCTTTTGGTCTCGTACATTCTCCGAACCGCGACCGTCACGCGGCGGACGGCGTCGGTCGGGCCAATGTTGCCCCAGAAAGATCCCGACGACAGACCGCTCGAGGTACAGTCCGACGAGCGTGATCGGTGACAGACGGCGCGGGCGGACCCCTGGGTTCGACGACCGTCGTATCTCGTCGTCGGACGAACGTTCCAATCGACGGAGGCTAGTCCGATCAATAGCTATTTCCACGCCGTCCTCGACTACTGGAGTACACCGATGAGCGACGACAGTTCGCAGCCGAGCGACACCATGGCCGAGCGAAGCGTCGACTCGACGTGGAAACACACGCTCCTGTTGAACGCGAACCGATGGCTCGTCACCGCCAGTCTCATGCTGTTCGTCTTTGTCGGACTGCTCGTCGTGAATCAACTCAATCCCGTTTCACTCAGGACGCTCATCGAGGCGTCTGACCCCGTCGAGACGCTGTTTCAGGCGCTCGTTACCGCTTTGATCACCGGCGTCACGCTCGTCGTCTCGATCAACTCGCTGGTCCTCTCCCAGGAGCTCGGGGCCGTCGCAGACCAGCGCGAACGGCTCGAGGGATCGATGGAGTTTCGAAAGAACGTCGAGTCGTCGATCGATTCGCCGGTGAGTCCGCCCGAGCCGTCGTCGTTCCTTCAGGCGATCGTGACGGCCTCCTCGAAGCGTGCCGAGGAGTTTCGCGACGCCGTTTCGGACAGCCGCGACGAGGAACTCGTCGAGCGGGTCGAAAACTTCGTCGACAACCTGACGACGCACGCCGATTCCATCCGGGACGATCTCGAGGACGCGCAGTTCGGGACGTACAGCGTCGTGAAATCTGCACTCGATTACAACTACTCGTGGAAGATCTTCCGCGCACGCCGGATCAAACAAACGCACGCCGATTCGTTCACCGACGACGCGAGCGACGCTTACGACGAGTTACTCGAGTCGCTGAAGCTGTTCGGCATCGCTCGCGAGCACTTCAAGACGCTTTACTTTCAGTGGGAGCTCATCAACCTTTCGCGGGCGATGATGTACGTCGCGGTGCCGGCGCTGCTGGTCACCACCTCCATGTTACTCTTTTTCGACGCGGGCACGGCTAGCGGAACCATTCTCGGTATCGACGTCCTCGTGTGGATCGTCACCGCGGCGACGACGATCGCCGTCACCCCGTTCTTGGTGTTGATCGCCTACATCCTCCGGATCGCGACGATGGCCAAACGTACGCTCGCCATCGGCCCGTTCATCCTCCGGGAGTCCGGACGCGGCGAGGACATCGACTGGGAGTAACCTGAAATTTTGTTCACCTAACTGCGCCCGTCCCCGGCCGCTCGAGCCCCGCTAAATCGATTTTTCCACCGGGCATCGGGACGCCGTCGTAGGGGTCCTCGGCGAGTAAGAGCGAGCCGTCGAGGTCGGCGTAGTCGAGCAACGGCGCGAAGTGGGCAGCCGGTGCGATGGAGGCGTTCGACTCCGTCATACAGCCGGCCATTACTTCGAGCCCGTGCGCTCGAGCGGCGTGGATGAGTCGGATCGCCTCGCAGAGTCCGCCGCACTTGGCGAGTTTCAGGTTCACGATGTCACAGCGGTCGGCGATCTTCGGGACGTCCGCGCTGACCAGACAGGACTCGTCGGCGGCGATCGGGAGTCTCGAACGTTCGTACACGTACTTCAGGCCCTCGGGGTTCTCAGCCGGAACCGGCTGTTCGACGAACTCGAGGCCGTACGGCGCGAGCAGATCGATCCGCTCGACGGCCTCTTTGGGCGTCCACCCCTCGTTGGCGTCGACGAACAGTCGCGCGTTCGGGGCCGCCTCGCGAACCGAGCGAACGATCTCCTCGTCCCTGTCGGTGCCGAGTTTGACTTTGAGCGTGCCGAACCCGCGCTCTCTGGCCGCCTCGGTCTTCTCGCGCATCGTCTGGGTGTCGTCGATACCGATGGTGTAGGAGCTCTCGAGGGTCTCCGTCGGGTCGAGTCCCCAGTACCGGTAGAGCGGAATCTCGAGGCGTTTGGTCGCGAGGTCGTGTAGCGCGATGCTCACCGCGGTTCGCGCCGCAGGATTCCGTCGGATGGACGCGCGCATTCGGCGCTCGATCCGCTCTAGCTGGTGGACATCGCCGACCTCCTCGACGATGTCGAGGAGATCCGGCAACACCGCCTCGACGGTCGCCGCCGTCTCGCCGTAGTGTCTGGTCGGGGCCGCGCCGCCGACGCCGCCGACCCCCTCGTCGTCCTCGATTCGAACGAAGACGACCTCGGTATCGGTGGTGGTCCCGCGGGCGATCGAGAAGGGCCGCTCGAGCGCGAGCGTCCGGCGCTCGATTTCGGTCGTAAATTCGCTCATAGGATCGCCTCGAGGATCGGCTCCGCGCCGAACCGGACGACGTCCGACGCGGGCACGCCGAGTTCGCCTTCGTAGGCCTCGAGTTCGCGGCGGGCGGTCGCTTCGTCGTCGATCCTCGCGGTGTTGAGCGCACCTGCGGCGACCGTCGTCTCGCGAACCGGCGACGCGAGGTCTTCGTAGAGATCGACGTAGGTCGGAATCGACGGGAGGATGAACGACTCGTAGCCGTGGATTGCTTCCCTTCCGGCGTCGTGACAGAGCACGAGTCGGTCGGCCATCGCGCCGTGGAGGATGCCACAGGTCACCGCGGAGTAGGCCGGGTGGACGATCGACCCCTGTCCCTCGACGAAGAGGTAGTCATGCTCGTCGCCCTTCTCGACGATCATCTCCTCGACGGCACCGGCGGCGAAGTCGCTGACGACGCGGTCGATCGGATTCCCCCAGCCTTCGATCATGATTCCGGTCTGTCCGGTCGGGATCACCGCGGCGTCGTGTCCCGCCTCGCGGGCCGCGCGGGCCAGTTCCATCGAAACCGTCATCTTGCCGACCGAGCAGTCGGTCCCGACCGTCAGGATCACGTCGGCGTCCACGTCGGCCGCAATCCCCTCGCTGACCGTTAGATCGGTCGGTGGCTTTCGAACGTCCCACAGTTCGCAGTCGTTCTCGGCCGCGAGCGCGGCGAATTCCGCGTCGTCGGCGAGGAAGTAGTGCAGTCCCGATATCACGTCGCAACCACGCTCGAGCGCGGTTCGAACGTCTTCGCGCCAGCTCTCGTCGAACCCGCCGCCGATGGGGGCGATACCGATAACCAGCGCGTCGACGGGTCCGTCGACGTCGCTCATCCGCGAGACGATCGGCGCGTCCTGTACGTCGCGAACGAAATCGGCGACTCGAGTCCCCGCGTCGTCGCGGTCGAGGACCGCGATGACCTCGTCGTCGCTGTACCGAAGGATTCCGAGCGCGGTTTTGGCGCGGTCGGGGAACTTCTCGTGGGCCAGAATCGCGATACGCATACGGAGAGTATAGCCAGACGGCCACTTAACGGTGGAGTTCCCGGTGAGAGGGGCGGTTGAAGCGAGACGAGGTGACGGTTCAAAGCACGCCCAGTTCGGTCGTCCAGAACGACCGGTGGGCGTCCTCGAGTGCGGGTTTTGGGTCGCCGGTCGCGTCGACGGCGGCGCTGGCTCGCGGTTCGAACTCCCCCTCCTCGGCGAGCGTTTCGAGGACGCCGCGCTGGCCGACGAGGTAGAGCGGTTCAATGTCGAACTCGGCGAGCGCCCGGTGACAGCGCTCGAGGTGGTCGTCGATCTGGTCGTCGCGGATGCGTTCGAACCGGGCCTGGGAGAAGCCGCCTTTCGAGTGACTCCCTTTCACGTCGCTCTCGAACCCTTTGTAGTCGACTCGCTCGCCGTCCTCGTAGACGCCGACCGCAAACAGATCCGCACGGACCAGCGCGAGCGCGTAGGTCCCGGTCGGGAGGAACCACTCGCGATCGAGTTCGAACCGATCGCTCCAGGTCGCCTCGAGGTCACGTTCCGGGCGGACGGGCGGCTTGAGGCGCACCGAAACGAGTCCGGCGTCGTCGACGCAGACGAGACAGGGATCGCCGGTTCGGACGAGCGACGCTCGTTCGCCCAGCGTCTCGGAAAGCACCCGGTCGCGCTCTCCGTCGCTTCGCGTCTCTTCCTCGCGCTGTGGGTCGAGAAATACCGTACACGCGCCCTCCGGACCGGTCCGAACGGACGTGAGGCGGTCGAGAACCTCCTCGAGTCGCGCGCCGCGAAGTCGCTCTTTGCGGCGGAACTCGACCCCGCCGTCGTCCCCTGTCCCGTCCACGCGCTCGAGTTCGCCCTCTAACTGCGCGATGCGGTCCTCGAGTCGGTTCTGGCGCTCTTCGGCCTCCTGTTTCGCGGTCACGGCGGCAGCTTTCCGCTCGGATTCGGCCTCGTAGCGCTCGCGAAGTCGCTCGGCTTCGTCCTCGAGTTCGTCGATTCGGTCTTTCAGCGACGCGCGACCGAGCAACTGGTCGATCATCGAGAAAAAGCGCGAACCGGGGCCACTTTTAGGTTCCGGCGTCGGGGTACTCGTCTTCTGGCCCAGCGGGCGGCCACGCGCCAGCGAACTCGAGCAACTGCTGGGCGCGCTCGCGGCGGGCGAGGAACACCTCCTTCAGGGACGGCGGGTTCGTGATCTGCGTTCGCTCGAGGACGGATTCGGGGACCGCGAGCGTGTTTTCCGGTACGCCGTCGTCGCCGTGGACCGGAAAGTGCCCCGACTCGAGTTTCATCACGAGCGGTGCGTCGAGTCGTTCGATCCCTTCCCCAGATGTATACACCGCGTCGTTAATCCGCTCGTGCTGGTCGGTTTGCATGGACGCGTGCTCGTCGTCCGTCGGCGTCACGTACAGTCGTCCGAGATAGTAGCTCCGCGAGAACACCTCAAACATGACACTTGGTACCAAGAACCGAAGAGTGATAACTATTCTGCAGGTACATTTATGCCGAGCGCTTTTCGAGTTGCCAGACGGATAGAACGGCCCGAATCGGCTTCACCACCGGCGTGGACAGAACGACCCGCCCAAAGCGGTTTTTGAACGCTCAAACCGGATCTACGAGACGCATACATTCGGATAAAAGGTGAGAACGAAGGCGTCCTTTTTTACGGAGGTCGTCCGGAAGGGTACCTAATGAGTGGTTCCCGCGGCATCCTCATCGTGGTGCTGATCGCAGTCGTCGGTCTCGCGATCGCACCGCTCGCGACCGCGGGGTTCGCCGATCCGTTCGACGGTCCAACGAACGCCTTCGACGCCGGGATCGACGGTGGAACCGGCGACCACCCGGCCCCCTCCACGGACGGGAACGCGGCTCAGGCCGACACCCAGGCGGCCGAGAACGGCGACTCGCCGGGCACCAACGTCTCTACGTTCATGCAATCGACTGCCGTCGAGACGGAGACGGCGGTCGACATCGGCATCTTCAACGCGAGTTACGAGAACGCCGACGGCGACGCACGCGAGGCGATCGTCACGCAGCGTGTCGACACGCTCGAGGACCGAGTCGCGGAACTCGAGGCCGAGAGAGACCGTCTGCAATCGAACGAGGACGAACTGCACCCGGTCGTTTACGACGCTAGGATGACGCGGTTGGCCGCCCAGATCTCCTCGCTCGAGGAATCGGTCGCGATCGCCGAACAGCGCACGATGGATATCGACCTCGATTTACCTGTACTCGAGGACCTTCGCTCGAGTGTAACGTCCCTTCGGACGCCCGATATCACAGCGGCTGCGGACGGTCTGATTGGAGTCGATTTCTCCGATCCCGTCCCCGAGAACCTCAAAGAGCAGGTGAACGAATCGACGCCCGATATCGGTGACATCGATCCGGATAACGTCACCAACGAGTCGACCGTTCTCAGCGTGGCCGAAAACGAGACGTCGCTCGCCGATAGTGCGGTAAACGCGACTGCTGTGACCGGTGGATCGACAAATGCGACCGATGGGACCAACGTATCGGTGACCCCATCCAATATAACGATGAACGCGACCGACACGACTGGCGTTATCAGCGATTCGATGAACGCGACGGATTTGGGCGACGGGACGTTGAACGTAACTGACGGTACACTACCCGCTGGGAACGAGACCGGCGAAGAGAGTCGGCTCAATTGGACGACCAACGAAACGGTGGTCGTCGATTATCCGAGCAGCGAACTCGAGTAGCCTGTTCGATCCGGGAATCGCACCGATTCGTTTTGCTAGTCCCGGTCCGCCCGGACCGGCGTCCGTCGCCGAAGCAGACACGCTTTTCAGCGGTGGCCGTCTAGGCTCGCTCGATGGACTCCGCCGCGTTGCTTGATTTGCTGGGGAACGAAAATCGGAGACGCATCCTCCGACTGCTGGCCCGCAAACCGTGTTACGTCACCGAGATCTCGGAGTACCTCGGAGTGAGTCCAAAGGCGGTCATCGAACACCTCCGGAAGTTAGACGAGGCCGGACTGGTCGAGAGCCGAGTCGACGATCAACGGCGGAAGTACTTCCACATCGCCAGAAACGTCCGCCTCGAGGTAAACGTCTCGCCGTACGGCTTCGCCAGCAAGAGCGCGTACCCGGCGAACAACAGCGTCGATATCACCGCCTGCCGTCACCTCTCGGTCGACGTT is a genomic window containing:
- a CDS encoding Vms1/Ankzf1 family peptidyl-tRNA hydrolase, whose product is MIDQLLGRASLKDRIDELEDEAERLRERYEAESERKAAAVTAKQEAEERQNRLEDRIAQLEGELERVDGTGDDGGVEFRRKERLRGARLEEVLDRLTSVRTGPEGACTVFLDPQREEETRSDGERDRVLSETLGERASLVRTGDPCLVCVDDAGLVSVRLKPPVRPERDLEATWSDRFELDREWFLPTGTYALALVRADLFAVGVYEDGERVDYKGFESDVKGSHSKGGFSQARFERIRDDQIDDHLERCHRALAEFDIEPLYLVGQRGVLETLAEEGEFEPRASAAVDATGDPKPALEDAHRSFWTTELGVL
- a CDS encoding DUF5802 family protein, translated to MFEVFSRSYYLGRLYVTPTDDEHASMQTDQHERINDAVYTSGEGIERLDAPLVMKLESGHFPVHGDDGVPENTLAVPESVLERTQITNPPSLKEVFLARRERAQQLLEFAGAWPPAGPEDEYPDAGT
- a CDS encoding ABC transporter C-terminal domain-containing protein; this encodes MSGSRGILIVVLIAVVGLAIAPLATAGFADPFDGPTNAFDAGIDGGTGDHPAPSTDGNAAQADTQAAENGDSPGTNVSTFMQSTAVETETAVDIGIFNASYENADGDAREAIVTQRVDTLEDRVAELEAERDRLQSNEDELHPVVYDARMTRLAAQISSLEESVAIAEQRTMDIDLDLPVLEDLRSSVTSLRTPDITAAADGLIGVDFSDPVPENLKEQVNESTPDIGDIDPDNVTNESTVLSVAENETSLADSAVNATAVTGGSTNATDGTNVSVTPSNITMNATDTTGVISDSMNATDLGDGTLNVTDGTLPAGNETGEESRLNWTTNETVVVDYPSSELE